In Nocardioides dokdonensis FR1436, the following are encoded in one genomic region:
- a CDS encoding zinc-dependent alcohol dehydrogenase, producing MILALEMFRSLPRTVAGRAVGARVPGLLSGFAAPLRLVTLDAPVVQRPGWARLRTRLSGICGSDLGMLSGRTSLYFSAVVSLPFVPGHEVVADLVEDCEDLPAGTRVVVDPVLTCAARGIEPCADCARGATNRCSRITVGDVSAGLQTGFCHDTGGGWGQQLTAHRSQLHPVPGGLTDEQALLVEPVACAVHTALRAGVSAGDRVLVSGAGAVGLFATLALRRLTPAAEIVVVAKHQHQRDLALALGASDVVAPGEALRRVRRSTGAFQLRPELSSPYLLGGVDVAVDAVGSRRSLETALHATRAGGRVVLSGMPAAADLSAAWFRELDVVGSYASAQTEPGGRSAFDLALDLVGDPALAAVAAGVAAYPLHRWREALDHAHSTGRLGTVKVAFDPRRTQ from the coding sequence ATGATCCTCGCCCTCGAGATGTTCCGCTCGCTGCCCCGCACCGTCGCGGGCCGCGCGGTGGGGGCGCGGGTGCCGGGGCTGCTCTCGGGCTTCGCGGCCCCGCTGCGCTTGGTCACCCTCGACGCGCCGGTCGTGCAGCGCCCCGGGTGGGCGCGGCTGCGGACCCGCCTCTCCGGCATCTGCGGCTCCGACCTGGGGATGCTCTCGGGACGCACCAGCCTCTACTTCTCCGCGGTCGTGTCGCTGCCGTTCGTGCCCGGCCACGAGGTGGTCGCCGACCTCGTCGAGGACTGCGAGGACCTTCCGGCGGGCACCCGGGTGGTCGTGGATCCGGTGCTGACCTGCGCCGCCCGCGGCATCGAGCCCTGCGCGGACTGCGCGCGCGGAGCCACCAACCGCTGCTCACGGATCACGGTCGGCGACGTGTCCGCGGGCCTGCAGACGGGCTTCTGCCACGACACAGGTGGCGGGTGGGGCCAACAGCTGACGGCGCACCGCAGCCAGCTGCACCCCGTCCCGGGCGGGCTCACCGACGAGCAGGCCCTGCTCGTCGAGCCGGTGGCCTGCGCGGTGCACACCGCCCTGCGTGCCGGGGTCTCAGCGGGTGACCGCGTGCTGGTCAGCGGCGCGGGGGCCGTCGGCCTGTTCGCCACCCTGGCCCTGCGCCGCCTGACCCCGGCCGCCGAGATCGTGGTCGTCGCCAAGCACCAGCACCAGCGCGACCTGGCGCTCGCGCTGGGCGCCAGCGACGTCGTGGCTCCGGGCGAGGCGCTGCGGCGGGTCCGACGCTCGACCGGTGCCTTCCAGCTGCGGCCCGAGCTGTCCTCGCCGTACCTGCTCGGCGGGGTCGACGTCGCCGTCGACGCCGTCGGCAGCAGGCGGTCGCTGGAGACGGCGCTGCACGCGACCCGGGCCGGGGGCCGGGTGGTGCTCTCGGGGATGCCGGCCGCGGCCGACCTCTCGGCCGCGTGGTTCCGCGAGCTCGACGTGGTCGGCAGCTACGCCTCGGCGCAGACGGAGCCCGGCGGGCGCAGCGCCTTCGACCTCGCCCTCGACCTGGTCGGCGATCCCGCCCTCGCCGCCGTCGCGGCGGGCGTGGCCGCCTACCCCCTGCACCGCTGGCGCGAGGCGCTCGACCATGCGCACTCGACCGGACGCCTCGGCACCGTGAAGGTGGCCTTCGACCCCAGGAGAACGCAATGA
- a CDS encoding DUF4331 domain-containing protein, producing MSSHREAPEISKDPVADGTDVYAFRSPANPGNVVLIANFIPLQKPDSGPNFYEFGDDVLYEIHVSNKGTAQADVTYQFKFKTKVRNDRTFLYNTGPISKIDDENWNRPQSYTVKRVKGNDTTTLGSNLPCPPVNVGKRSTPDYAALSAQAVHRLPRGRKVFAGQRADAFWVDLGSIFDLGALRPFNEAHLIPMGAMDGINSVQSFNVHTIAIEVPIDELTRDGSTPSDPMGATSTIGVWATASRRTSRVFNKKTGTYRDFGKWRQVSRLGNPLFNEVVVPMAEKDLWNSREPSGDSKYQKYVYKPELAGLLPVLYPGVFPKLAAYDKQRADLHAILLTGIPEGVVPGFQNYTGPVPSDMLRLNVAIPPSDKPNPLGLVGGDPAGFPNGRRLEDNVTTIELRAIAGLTIPLVDPSYTPDDAAAAVEDGSEYTNSPLLGEFPYLGLPGGGYQTEPGTTQAS from the coding sequence ATGTCCTCCCACCGCGAAGCACCTGAGATCTCCAAGGACCCCGTGGCCGACGGCACGGACGTCTACGCGTTCCGGAGTCCCGCCAACCCCGGCAACGTGGTCCTGATCGCCAACTTCATCCCGCTGCAGAAGCCGGACTCCGGTCCCAACTTCTACGAGTTCGGCGACGACGTCCTCTACGAGATCCACGTCTCCAACAAGGGGACCGCGCAGGCCGACGTCACCTACCAGTTCAAGTTCAAGACGAAGGTGCGCAACGACCGCACGTTCCTCTACAACACCGGGCCGATCTCCAAGATCGACGACGAGAACTGGAACCGGCCGCAGAGCTACACGGTCAAGCGGGTCAAGGGCAACGACACGACCACCCTGGGCAGCAACCTGCCGTGCCCGCCGGTCAACGTGGGCAAGCGCTCCACACCGGACTACGCCGCGCTGTCCGCCCAGGCCGTGCACCGGTTGCCGCGCGGTCGCAAGGTCTTCGCCGGCCAGCGCGCCGACGCCTTCTGGGTCGACCTCGGCAGCATCTTCGACCTCGGCGCCCTGCGCCCCTTCAACGAGGCGCACCTGATCCCGATGGGGGCGATGGACGGCATCAACTCGGTGCAGTCGTTCAACGTGCACACGATCGCGATCGAGGTCCCGATCGACGAGCTGACCCGGGACGGCTCCACGCCGTCCGACCCGATGGGCGCCACGTCGACCATCGGGGTGTGGGCCACGGCCAGCCGTCGGACCTCGCGGGTCTTCAACAAGAAGACCGGCACCTACCGCGACTTCGGCAAGTGGCGCCAGGTCTCGCGCCTGGGCAACCCCCTGTTCAACGAGGTCGTCGTGCCGATGGCCGAGAAGGACCTGTGGAACAGCCGCGAGCCCTCGGGCGACAGCAAGTACCAGAAGTACGTCTACAAGCCGGAGCTCGCCGGGCTGCTGCCGGTGCTCTACCCGGGCGTCTTCCCGAAGCTGGCGGCGTACGACAAGCAGCGCGCCGACCTGCACGCGATCCTGCTCACGGGCATCCCCGAGGGCGTGGTCCCGGGGTTCCAGAACTACACCGGCCCGGTGCCCTCGGACATGCTGCGCCTCAACGTGGCCATCCCGCCCAGCGACAAGCCCAACCCGCTGGGCCTCGTGGGCGGTGACCCGGCCGGGTTCCCCAACGGTCGCCGGCTCGAGGACAACGTCACCACGATCGAGCTCCGGGCCATCGCCGGCCTGACCATCCCGCTCGTCGATCCCTCCTACACACCTGACGACGCCGCGGCCGCGGTGGAGGACGGCTCGGAGTACACCAACTCGCCGCTGCTCGGCGAGTTCCCCTATCTCGGTCTCCCCGGTGGCGGGTACCAGACCGAGCCCGGCACGACGCAGGCGTCGTGA
- a CDS encoding Dyp-type peroxidase, producing the protein MTGTPHVSRRRLLGYVGTTGAGAVAGAGLGAGVVLAADAGNDPPAASAPPAPGRTIEPWGAHQAGVATAPTEVTELVALDLLPDVDRESLGRLMRLWTGDVEALTAGRGAPGDPAPWLSQPAADLTITVGAGPGACRPGLLGPGPTGFAAIPVMRRDRLQDRWSGGDLLVVVAGRDGTTVAHAVRRMVADARPFARLRWRQVGSWSPTDPAGRPQTGRNHFGQVDGSGNPRPGTPLFDSTVWVREGPWAGGSTLAVRRIRMDLDTWEELTRDEQERSVGRRLGDGAPLTGGMEIDDLDLAARAQGRLVVPRDAHSRRAHPSLNGGRRMFRKGVNYTREVETRDGVRVESGLVFLAYQADLLDQFVPVQRSLDEADRLNEWTTTVGSAAFAVLPGFEQGSWLGEQLLG; encoded by the coding sequence GTGACCGGGACGCCTCACGTCAGCCGACGCCGCCTGCTGGGCTACGTCGGCACGACCGGTGCCGGCGCCGTCGCCGGTGCCGGCCTGGGGGCCGGGGTGGTGCTGGCCGCCGACGCCGGGAACGACCCGCCCGCGGCCTCCGCGCCGCCCGCCCCGGGGCGCACCATCGAGCCCTGGGGCGCCCACCAGGCCGGCGTGGCCACGGCGCCCACCGAGGTCACCGAGCTGGTCGCGCTCGACCTGCTGCCCGACGTCGACCGCGAGAGCCTCGGGCGACTGATGCGGTTGTGGACCGGTGACGTGGAGGCGCTCACCGCCGGCCGGGGCGCACCCGGGGACCCCGCGCCCTGGCTCTCCCAGCCGGCCGCCGACCTGACCATCACCGTCGGGGCCGGACCCGGAGCCTGCCGTCCGGGCCTCCTCGGTCCGGGTCCGACGGGCTTCGCCGCCATCCCGGTGATGCGTCGCGACCGGCTGCAGGACCGCTGGAGCGGGGGCGACCTGCTCGTCGTGGTCGCCGGACGCGACGGCACCACCGTCGCCCACGCCGTGCGCCGCATGGTCGCCGACGCCCGGCCGTTCGCGCGGCTGCGGTGGCGCCAGGTCGGGTCGTGGAGCCCGACCGACCCCGCCGGGCGCCCGCAGACGGGTCGCAACCACTTCGGGCAGGTCGACGGATCCGGCAACCCCCGCCCCGGCACACCGCTGTTCGACTCGACGGTGTGGGTCCGGGAGGGCCCCTGGGCGGGCGGCAGCACCCTGGCGGTGCGCCGGATCCGGATGGACCTCGACACCTGGGAGGAGCTGACCCGCGACGAGCAGGAACGCTCGGTCGGGCGTCGGCTCGGGGACGGTGCGCCCCTCACCGGCGGGATGGAGATCGACGACCTCGACCTCGCCGCCCGGGCGCAGGGACGTCTGGTGGTGCCGCGCGACGCGCACTCGCGGCGCGCGCACCCCAGCCTCAACGGCGGCCGGCGGATGTTCCGCAAGGGCGTGAACTACACCCGGGAGGTCGAGACCCGGGACGGGGTGCGGGTGGAGAGCGGCCTGGTGTTCCTGGCCTACCAGGCCGACCTGCTCGACCAGTTCGTGCCGGTCCAGCGCTCGCTCGACGAGGCCGACCGGCTCAACGAGTGGACCACCACCGTCGGCTCGGCCGCGTTCGCCGTGCTCCCGGGCTTCGAGCAGGGCTCGTGGCTCGGCGAGCAGCTGCTGGGCTGA
- a CDS encoding lysophospholipid acyltransferase family protein, with protein sequence MGFVREGVDDVRRTARGWRWGRRSQVPRSAEPSTVPARAQVFGSDWARRRPAVAAREVAQKVGLAPVFRSQVRTRVEGLDVLARTPGPVIFVANHASHLDTPLLLLSLPDEWRRRTAVAAAADYFFDTWWRAVGSSLLFNTFPIDRRGGSMSATPGEVLADGWSLVIFPEGTRSKDGWASTFRMGAAYLSHTHDVPVVPVAHRGTFAAMPRGAGWPGKDAGARRPLTVRFGEPLRAAEGESVREFAPRIREAVAALLDEDETTWWEAQQRRAAGATPDPSGPDVATWRRVWAQTESPVVEPLTGRRVRVWRR encoded by the coding sequence ATGGGATTCGTGCGCGAGGGCGTCGACGACGTACGCCGCACGGCACGCGGCTGGCGCTGGGGCAGGCGCTCGCAGGTGCCGCGCTCGGCCGAGCCGTCGACGGTGCCGGCCCGCGCGCAGGTGTTCGGCTCGGACTGGGCCCGGCGTCGGCCGGCGGTGGCGGCGCGCGAGGTCGCCCAGAAGGTCGGTCTCGCACCGGTCTTCCGCTCCCAGGTCCGCACCCGCGTCGAGGGGCTCGACGTGCTGGCGCGCACGCCGGGCCCGGTGATCTTCGTGGCCAACCACGCCTCCCACCTCGACACCCCGCTGCTGCTGCTCTCGCTGCCGGACGAGTGGCGCCGGCGCACCGCGGTGGCGGCGGCGGCGGACTACTTCTTCGACACCTGGTGGCGCGCGGTGGGCTCCTCGCTGCTCTTCAACACCTTCCCGATCGACCGGCGGGGCGGATCGATGTCCGCGACGCCGGGGGAGGTGCTCGCCGACGGCTGGAGCCTGGTGATCTTCCCCGAGGGCACCCGCTCGAAGGACGGGTGGGCGAGCACGTTCCGGATGGGCGCGGCCTACCTGTCGCACACCCACGACGTGCCGGTGGTCCCCGTCGCCCACCGGGGCACCTTCGCGGCGATGCCCCGGGGGGCCGGGTGGCCGGGCAAGGACGCCGGCGCCCGCCGTCCCCTCACGGTGCGGTTCGGCGAGCCGCTGCGCGCGGCCGAGGGCGAGTCGGTGCGCGAGTTCGCACCCCGCATCCGCGAGGCCGTGGCGGCGCTGCTCGACGAGGACGAGACGACCTGGTGGGAGGCGCAGCAGCGGCGGGCGGCGGGCGCCACGCCGGACCCGTCGGGGCCCGACGTCGCGACGTGGCGCCGGGTGTGGGCGCAGACCGAGTCGCCGGTGGTCGAGCCGCTCACCGGGCGCCGGGTGCGGGTCTGGCGGCGCTGA
- a CDS encoding copper chaperone PCu(A)C translates to MSTPTRIRRARRLVPAAALALALGAGLAACGGEDAESAQETRDDSSTVAASGAEITIGDAWVRATAGAEDTSMSAAFMTIDNRGDEDVSLTGASTDVAGTAELHEMSMVDGAMAMQAMTDGLVVEAGRGKVLEPGGYHVMLMDLREDLAPGDEVDLTLEFSDGSTQDLTVPVKEFTEEEGHYHAPGTGEHGHDEDSEDGAHS, encoded by the coding sequence ATGAGCACCCCCACCCGCATCCGTCGCGCCCGCCGTCTCGTGCCCGCTGCCGCTCTCGCCCTCGCGCTCGGCGCCGGCCTGGCCGCCTGCGGCGGGGAGGACGCCGAGAGCGCCCAGGAGACCCGGGACGACTCGTCGACCGTTGCCGCATCGGGCGCCGAGATCACGATCGGCGACGCCTGGGTGCGCGCCACCGCGGGCGCCGAGGACACCTCGATGTCCGCGGCCTTCATGACCATCGACAACCGGGGCGACGAGGACGTCAGCCTCACCGGTGCGAGCACCGACGTCGCCGGCACCGCCGAGCTGCACGAGATGAGCATGGTCGACGGCGCGATGGCGATGCAGGCCATGACCGACGGGCTGGTGGTCGAGGCCGGGCGCGGCAAGGTCCTGGAGCCCGGCGGCTACCACGTCATGCTGATGGACCTGCGCGAGGACCTGGCCCCCGGCGACGAGGTCGACCTCACCCTCGAGTTCTCCGACGGCAGCACCCAGGACCTGACCGTCCCCGTCAAGGAGTTCACCGAGGAGGAGGGGCACTACCACGCCCCCGGCACCGGTGAGCACGGCCACGACGAGGACAGCGAGGACGGCGCGCACTCGTGA
- a CDS encoding lactate racemase domain-containing protein, translating into MTRPGLVLEVDDRTPPLVVHEGLGFRLEDFPLGTRVIYPPESLPAIRDVEAAIRDALLHPVDSDPLPERLFAGMRLTIAFDDVSLPLPSMRRPDIRQRVIEQVLTMAAEAGVDDVEIIAANALHRRMTPAELEHIVGERVFRSFHPQGRLYNFDAEDRDALAHLGTTELGEDIEISKRAAESDLLVYVNVNLVAMDGGHKSVGIGLASYKSLRHHHNAHTMVASRSFMDHERSAMHHSAWRIGRVIKDTVNVFQVETTLNNDVFPAPYEFLMKREWEWSVRDQASMLAVRRGLALAPQKLRHKLFHDLRAPYGLTGIAAGEVEAVHERTLERVHRQQKVEVQGASDVLVLGVPYLGPYNVNSSMNPILATCMGLGYYFNSYLNHPLVRRGGAVILYHPLDEGFNQLHHPSYVDFYEEVLAETTDPAVIGATYERQFAEDPWYRHLYRTSHAYHGVHPFYMWYWAAHAMDHVGDVIWVGGDRRVAARLGFRAASTLADALEMASGSVGTSPSITYLHNPPHLLADVRV; encoded by the coding sequence GTGACCCGTCCCGGACTCGTCCTCGAGGTCGACGACCGCACCCCGCCGCTGGTGGTCCACGAGGGCCTCGGCTTCCGCCTCGAGGACTTCCCGCTCGGGACCCGGGTGATCTACCCGCCCGAGTCGCTGCCGGCGATCCGCGACGTCGAGGCCGCGATCCGGGACGCGCTGCTGCACCCCGTCGACAGCGACCCGCTGCCCGAGCGGCTCTTCGCCGGGATGCGGCTGACGATCGCCTTCGACGACGTGTCGCTGCCGCTGCCGAGCATGCGGCGACCCGACATCCGCCAACGCGTCATCGAGCAGGTGCTGACGATGGCGGCCGAGGCCGGGGTCGACGACGTCGAGATCATCGCGGCCAACGCGCTGCACCGGCGGATGACGCCCGCCGAGCTGGAGCACATCGTCGGGGAGCGGGTCTTCCGGTCCTTCCACCCCCAGGGCAGGCTCTACAACTTCGACGCCGAGGACCGCGACGCACTGGCCCACCTCGGCACCACCGAGCTGGGCGAGGACATCGAGATCAGCAAGCGGGCCGCGGAGTCCGACCTGCTGGTCTACGTCAACGTCAACCTCGTGGCCATGGACGGCGGGCACAAGTCGGTCGGGATCGGCCTGGCCTCCTACAAGAGCCTGCGCCACCACCACAACGCCCACACCATGGTGGCGTCACGCTCGTTCATGGACCACGAGAGGTCCGCGATGCACCACTCGGCCTGGCGCATCGGCCGTGTCATCAAGGACACCGTGAACGTCTTCCAGGTCGAGACCACGCTCAACAACGACGTGTTCCCCGCGCCCTACGAGTTCCTGATGAAGCGCGAGTGGGAGTGGTCGGTGCGCGACCAGGCGTCCATGCTCGCCGTGCGCCGGGGTCTGGCGCTGGCGCCGCAGAAGCTGCGCCACAAGCTCTTCCACGACCTGCGCGCGCCCTACGGGCTGACGGGCATCGCGGCAGGGGAGGTCGAGGCGGTGCACGAGCGGACGCTGGAGCGGGTGCACCGCCAGCAGAAGGTCGAGGTGCAGGGCGCCTCCGACGTGCTGGTGCTGGGGGTGCCCTACCTGGGGCCCTACAACGTCAACAGCTCGATGAACCCGATCCTGGCCACCTGCATGGGACTGGGCTACTACTTCAACTCCTACCTCAACCACCCCCTCGTGCGTCGCGGCGGCGCGGTGATCCTCTACCACCCGCTCGACGAGGGGTTCAACCAGCTGCACCACCCGTCGTACGTCGACTTCTACGAGGAGGTGCTGGCCGAGACCACCGACCCGGCCGTGATCGGGGCGACCTACGAGCGCCAGTTCGCCGAGGACCCGTGGTACCGCCACCTGTACCGCACCTCGCACGCCTACCACGGAGTCCACCCGTTCTACATGTGGTACTGGGCGGCGCACGCGATGGACCACGTCGGCGACGTCATCTGGGTCGGCGGTGACCGGCGGGTGGCCGCGCGGCTCGGGTTCCGGGCGGCCAGCACGCTGGCCGACGCGCTCGAGATGGCGTCCGGCAGCGTCGGCACCAGCCCCTCGATCACCTACCTGCACAACCCGCCGCACCTGCTGGCGGACGTGCGGGTCTGA
- a CDS encoding peroxiredoxin — MTEHGLTLGGPAPDFTLRDQFGQDVTLSSYIGSKAVAILFYPFAFSGVCTSEMAEVRDRLAEFMTFDTEVLAISCDPMFSLRAWADSDGLNFPLLSDFWPHGAVTRAYDVFDESRGAPRRSSYVVDKEGLVRWAVHNNNPEGRDLDEHLAQLTALA; from the coding sequence ATGACCGAGCACGGCCTGACCCTGGGCGGCCCCGCCCCCGACTTCACGCTGCGCGACCAGTTCGGACAGGACGTGACCCTGTCGTCGTACATCGGCTCCAAGGCCGTCGCGATCCTCTTCTACCCCTTCGCCTTCTCCGGCGTGTGCACCAGCGAGATGGCCGAGGTGCGCGACCGACTCGCCGAGTTCATGACCTTCGACACCGAGGTCCTCGCCATCTCGTGCGACCCGATGTTCTCGCTGCGCGCCTGGGCCGACTCCGACGGCCTGAACTTCCCGCTGCTCTCGGACTTCTGGCCGCACGGCGCGGTGACCCGCGCCTACGACGTCTTCGACGAGTCGCGAGGCGCCCCCCGCCGCTCCTCGTACGTCGTCGACAAGGAGGGGCTGGTGCGCTGGGCGGTGCACAACAACAACCCCGAGGGCCGGGACCTCGACGAGCACCTGGCCCAGCTCACCGCACTGGCCTGA
- a CDS encoding HAD-IB family hydrolase encodes MTQAPSGSVVHRLEGRHVLLTGVTGFVGEALLHLLLSEVPGVVVSVLVRPKGATRGSARVAKLLEKPIFAEAVEAAGGVEALLQTRVPVVEGDLTDVPALPGDLDAVVHCAGDVSFDPPVDEAFRTNVVGTRDLLARVAEAGHAGGREIHYLHVSTAYVAGRRRGHVPEAPVDHQVDLEAELSWGLGQRREIEHRSRSADVLEAERRKAERAHSRAGLLNAAAATERGRQDWVEQELVRVGTERARSLGWTDCYTFTKAMGERVVEAHAAAGHRVSIVRPSIIESALVRPHPGWIEGFKMAEPLILAYGRGELPEFPAAGDTIVDIVPVDHVVAAIVAILAHPPEPGAAAYFHISSGDRNPLSFHELYDHVRGYFDEHPFEAGERGAARLPDWRFPGAASVERLLVTSERAFKVADYVVERVPRSDRTRELARKLDRQGRRLEFLRRYLTLYQEYAQAELRFSDDHTSALRGRLSPEDQRTFAFDTAAVDWRVYLRDIHCPAVTAPVRRLDELRTRRRAAGPGRTAGGSRLRDLGTSEGSEVAAFFDMDGTLLSSNVIETYLWMRLQELEGGDRFVELARVAARVPALVRAERRDRGAFLRAVYREYAGARLADLDAVADELLTDHVLSRLAPAAVRRIREHRRAGHRTVLITGAVRPLTRPLAPLFDHIEAADLATDHDGVCTGHLAGSPVVGESRAAFMRDWAARNGIDLSLSYAYADSHSDLPLLAAAGHPVAVRPDVALFRHARKNHWTIVDWASAASASRGLDPAGMRR; translated from the coding sequence ATGACGCAGGCACCGTCCGGGTCGGTGGTGCACAGGCTCGAGGGCCGGCACGTCCTGCTGACCGGGGTGACCGGCTTCGTGGGTGAGGCCCTGCTGCACCTGCTGCTCAGCGAGGTGCCGGGAGTCGTCGTGAGCGTCCTGGTGCGCCCCAAGGGAGCGACCAGGGGCAGCGCCCGCGTCGCGAAGCTGTTGGAGAAGCCGATCTTCGCCGAGGCCGTCGAGGCGGCCGGCGGCGTCGAGGCACTGCTCCAGACGCGGGTGCCGGTGGTCGAGGGCGACCTCACGGACGTCCCTGCGCTGCCGGGAGACCTCGACGCCGTGGTGCACTGCGCCGGGGACGTCAGCTTCGACCCGCCGGTCGACGAGGCCTTCCGGACCAACGTCGTCGGTACGCGTGACCTCCTCGCCCGGGTCGCGGAGGCCGGTCACGCCGGAGGGCGCGAGATCCACTACCTGCACGTCTCGACGGCCTACGTCGCCGGCCGGCGCCGCGGACACGTGCCCGAGGCGCCCGTGGACCACCAGGTCGATCTCGAGGCCGAGCTGTCCTGGGGGCTGGGCCAGCGCCGTGAGATCGAGCACCGCAGCCGCAGCGCCGACGTGCTGGAGGCCGAGCGCCGCAAGGCGGAGAGGGCGCACTCGAGGGCCGGGCTGCTCAACGCCGCCGCTGCCACCGAGCGGGGCCGCCAGGACTGGGTCGAGCAGGAGCTCGTGCGGGTGGGCACCGAACGTGCGCGCAGCCTGGGCTGGACCGACTGCTACACCTTCACCAAGGCCATGGGCGAGCGGGTCGTCGAGGCGCACGCCGCGGCCGGTCACCGCGTCTCGATCGTGCGCCCGAGCATCATCGAGTCCGCCCTGGTCCGCCCCCACCCGGGCTGGATCGAGGGCTTCAAGATGGCGGAGCCGCTGATCCTGGCCTACGGCCGCGGCGAGCTGCCGGAGTTCCCCGCGGCGGGCGACACCATCGTCGACATCGTCCCGGTCGACCACGTGGTGGCCGCGATCGTCGCGATCCTGGCCCACCCGCCGGAGCCCGGCGCAGCGGCGTACTTCCACATCAGCTCGGGGGACCGCAACCCGCTGAGCTTCCACGAGCTGTACGACCACGTGCGCGGCTACTTCGACGAGCACCCCTTCGAGGCGGGTGAGCGCGGCGCGGCCCGGCTGCCCGACTGGCGCTTCCCCGGGGCCGCCTCGGTGGAACGGCTGCTGGTGACCAGCGAGCGTGCCTTCAAGGTCGCCGACTACGTCGTCGAGCGCGTCCCGCGCAGCGACCGCACCCGCGAGCTGGCCCGCAAGCTCGACCGTCAGGGGCGGCGCCTGGAGTTCCTGCGGCGCTACCTCACGCTGTACCAGGAGTATGCCCAGGCGGAGCTGCGGTTCTCCGACGACCACACCTCGGCGCTGCGCGGCCGGCTCTCGCCCGAGGACCAGCGCACCTTCGCCTTCGACACCGCGGCGGTCGACTGGCGGGTCTACCTGCGCGACATCCACTGCCCGGCGGTCACTGCGCCGGTGCGCCGGCTCGACGAGCTGCGCACCCGTCGCCGGGCCGCCGGCCCCGGCCGCACCGCGGGCGGGTCGCGGCTGCGGGACCTCGGGACGAGCGAGGGGAGCGAGGTCGCCGCGTTCTTCGACATGGACGGCACCCTGCTGTCGTCGAACGTGATCGAGACCTACCTGTGGATGCGGCTGCAGGAGCTCGAGGGCGGCGACCGGTTCGTGGAGCTGGCCCGGGTGGCGGCCCGGGTGCCCGCGCTGGTGCGCGCGGAGCGGCGCGACCGGGGCGCCTTCCTCAGGGCGGTCTACCGCGAGTACGCCGGTGCGCGGCTCGCCGACCTCGACGCCGTGGCCGACGAGCTGCTGACCGACCACGTGCTCTCGCGCCTCGCCCCGGCCGCCGTACGACGCATCCGTGAGCACCGGCGCGCCGGCCACCGCACGGTGCTCATCACCGGCGCGGTGCGTCCGCTCACCCGGCCGCTGGCGCCGCTCTTCGACCACATCGAGGCCGCGGACCTGGCCACCGACCACGACGGGGTGTGCACCGGCCACCTGGCCGGCTCACCGGTGGTGGGGGAGTCCCGGGCGGCGTTCATGCGCGACTGGGCCGCCCGCAACGGCATCGACCTGTCGCTCTCCTACGCCTACGCCGACTCCCACTCCGACCTGCCGCTGCTGGCCGCGGCGGGCCACCCGGTGGCGGTGCGTCCCGACGTGGCGCTGTTCCGCCACGCCCGCAAGAACCACTGGACCATCGTCGACTGGGCCAGCGCGGCCTCGGCGAGCCGCGGGCTGGACCCCGCCGGGATGCGCCGATGA